Within Actinosynnema pretiosum, the genomic segment CGGGTCGGGTGGTCGCACACTCGTGCGGTTGGCCCGCGACCCCAACCGCTTCCTGGCGACCATCCAGATCGGCATCACCCTGGCGGGCTTCCTCGCCTCGGCCACCGCGGCGGTCTCGCTCGCCGCGCCGCTGGTGCCGCTGCTGTCCTTCGTGGGCGGCGCGGCCGACGCCGTCGCCGTCGCGCTGGTCACGATCGTGCTGACCTTCGTGACCCTGGTGTTCGGCGAGCTGGCCCCCAAGCGGCTGGCCATGCAGTACGCGCTGCGCTGGGCCCTGCTCGTGGCCAAGCCGCTGCACCTGCTCTCGACCGTATCCCGCCCGGTGATCTGGCTGCTGAGCACCTCGACCAACGCCGTGGTGCGGGTGTTCGGCGGCAAGGCCGAGACCGACGCGGAGGAGATGTCGCCCGAGGAGCTGCGCGAGCTGGTGTCCGCGCAGCGCGGGCTCAACAGCGAGCAGCGCATGATCATCAACGGCGCGCTGGAGATCCACGAGCGGCGGCTGCGCGAGGTGTTCGTGCCCCGGCGCGACGTCGTCGTGCTCGACGCCGCGCTCGACGTGCCGTCCGCGCGGGCCGAGCTCGCCGCGTCCGGCCACTCCAGGGCGCCGGTCGCGCGCGGCGGGCACCTGGACGACCTGGTCGGGGTGGTGCACCTGCGCGACCTGCTGTCCGACACCACCCCGCTGACCGAGCTGGTGCGGGCCGCCGTGGTGTTCCCCGACTCGCTGCGGGTGTCCGACGCGCTGCGCCGGTTCAAGACCGACCACGAGCAGTTCGCGCTGGTGGTGGACGAGCACGGCGCGGTCGACGGCATCGTCACGCTGGAGGACCTGCTGGAGGAGATCGTCGGCGAGATCTACGACGAGACCGACCGCGACGTGATGGCCGTGCGGCGCGAGGACGACGGGGCGCTGGTGCTGCCCGGCTCGTTCCCGGTGCACGACCTGGTCGACCTCGGCGTCGAGCTGCCGGGCGCCCCGGAGGGTGACTACACGACCGTGGCGGGCTTGTTGCTGACCGTGCTCGGACACATCCCTGAACGGGCGGGTGAACGTGCCGAGGTGTCCGGGTGGGACCTGGAGGTCCTGGCCGTTGAGCGGCGGGCCATCACCTCGGTGCGGTTGCGCAGGGTCAAGGCGCTGGGCTGATCGAGTGATGTCCGCACTGGTGCGGGCGCATCGGACTTATCGCCCGATACGGTGAGTGTGTCAAGATCGACAACTCTCTGTGAACGGGGACGTGCGGTGGCTTTTTCCTTGGACCTGGACAAGCAGCTCGACAAGGCGTACGAGCAGCTCGGCCTGACCGAGATCCTCGACTCGCCGGTCGCGGCCCTGGCCGGGGTCAGCGAGGCGGCGGGCGAGAAGCTGGCCGCCCTCGGCATCAAGACGGTCCGGGACCTCGGGACCAACAAGTACTTCGCGTTCGCCTCCGCGCTGGCGGAGCTGGAGCGCACCACCAAGTGACCCCCGCCGGGAGCCCCCGTCGCCGCGCGGGCGACGGGGGCTCCCGCGCGTCGCGGGGTCGGCGTCGCGGGGTCAGGGGACCAGCAGGACCCGGCCGAAGGCGGTGCGGCCCTCGATGTGGCGGTGCGCGTCACCGGCCCGCTCCAGCGGGAACTCCTCGTCCAGCACCACGGTCAGCTCGCCGGAGGCGACGCGGGCGATGAGCCCCTCGACCAGCGGGCGGGTGCGCGCCGGGTTGTGCGCCATCTCGCCGCCGAAGTACACGCCGTTGATCGAGGCGTTCTTGAACATCAGCGGGCCGATGTTCGGCGGCTGCGCCTCGCGACCGGCCTGGCCGACCCAGCTGATGCGGCCCCGGTAGGCCAGCGCCGCGACGCTGCCCTCCAGGGTGCGCCCGCCCACCGGGTCGACGACCACGTCGACGCCCCGGCCGCCGGTCAGCTCCATGACCCTGGTGACGACGTCCTCGGTGCGGTAGTTGATCGCGTGGTCGAGGCCGTACCCGGCGAGGCGCTCCAGCTTGTCCGGCTGCGAGGCGGTGCCGATGACCGTGGCGCCCGCGGCCTTGGCCAGCTGCACGGCCGCGAGCCCGACACCGCCCGCGGCGGCCTGGACCAGCACGGTCTCGCCCGCCTGGAGCCTGCCGAACTCGAACAGGCAGTCGTCGGCGGTGCCGAACTCGACCGGGATGCCCGCGGCGAGCTTGAGGTCCAGGTTCTCGGGGACGCGGTAGGCGTTGCCCGCCTGCGCCACGGCCAGCTCCGCGTGCGAGCCGGACTGCATGAACGCCACGACCCGGTCGCCCTCGGCCAGCGAGGTCACGCCCTCGCCGAGCGCGACGACGGTGCCCGACGCCTGGTAGCCGACCACGTGCGGGGTGGACTTGAGCGGCGCGAGCTGCCGGTGGAGCAGGTCACCGCCCTGCACCCCGACGGCGGCCACGCGCAGCAGCACCTCGCCGGGCCCCGGCTGGGGGTCGGGGACGTCCTCGTAGCGCAGGACCTCGGGACCGCCGTTCTCGTAGTACACCGCCGCCTTCATGCCTTGCCCCTCTTCGCAGATCGAATGACAACACTGTTATTCAAACACTGGTACCCCTCGTTGACGCGCTGAACCGCCGGGGTGTGGGAAACCGCACGGGTGGGGGGACTTGGGAATAGGGCGCCCGGGAGGAAGTGCGAGGGAGGGGAGCCGGGTGCCGGGTGCGGGGAGGAGTGCCGGGGAGCCGGGGGCCGTGGAGGGAGGTATCGGGGAGCGGGGCGGGCGCTGGCGGCGAGGTGATCGGGGGCGGCGGGCGGGCGGCGGACGGCGGGCGGCGGATGGCGGGCGGTTGGCGGGCGGTTGGCGGATGGCGGGCGGGCGACGGGCGGCGGTTGGCGGTTGGCGGTTGGCGGGCGACGGGCGGCGGTTGGCGGTTGGCGGGCGGCGGTTGGCGGGCGGTTGGCGGGCGAGCGGTTGGCGGGCGGTTGGCGGGCGGTTGGCGGGCGAGCGGTTGGCGGGCGGTTGGCGGGCGGCGGGCGGGCGAGCGGTTGGCGGGCGGTTGGCGGGCGGCGGGCGGGCGGCGGGCGGTTGGCGGGCGGTGGTGGCAGCGACGGACGGCGTGGTGCGGCGCGGCGGTGGGTGCGGCGGTTGGGGGCGTGGTGTGGCGCGGGCGGTGATCGGGGGTCGCCCGCGGGCCTGGCGGCCCGGATCGCTTCGGGAGACCGCTGCGCCGGTTAGGCCTTCCGGGTGGTCTCCCGCGCTGCTGCGGGGTCCGCGTCCCCCGGCGCAACCTGCGGCGGGTAGACCGGTGCACCTGCCGGGGTGAGGAGGGGGCGTGGACCTGAACAGCGTGGTCGAGGTGTGCGACCCGCGTGACGTGGGGGAGTGGCGCGACGGGGACGTGTGGCTCGCGGGTGGGACGGTCGTGTTCGGGGAGCCCGCGCTGCGGCCCCGGCGGCTGGTCGACCTCACCCGGTTCGGCTGGGCGCCGGTCACCGGGTTGGCGGACGGCGGGGTCGAGATCGCCGCCACCTGCACCATCGCGGAGCTCGTCGCGTGGGGGCGGGAGCGCGGCGTGCCGCTGGTCGAGCAGTGCTGCCGGGCGTTCCTGGCCTCCTTCAAGGTCTGGAACACCGCCACCGCGGGCGGCAACCTGTGCGCCGCGCTGCCCGCCGGGCCGGTGATCGCGCTGACCGCCGCCCTCGGCGGGGTGTGCCGGGTCGTCCTGCCGGACGGCGGGGAGCGGCTGGTGGCGGACGGGTTCGTGGTCGCCCCCGGCGTCACCCGGCTGGGGCGCGGCAGCTACCTGCGCTCGATCGTGGTCCCCGGTTCCGCGCTGCGCGCCAGGACCGCGTTCCGGCAGTTCTCGCTGCACGACCACGGGCGCTCCGCCGCGCTGGTCGTCGGGGTGCTCGACGACCGGCGGTTCCGGCTCGTGATCACCGCCGCCGTGCCCGCGCCGCTGGTCCGCGACTTCCCGCGCGTGCCGGGCGCCGCCGAGGTCGCCGACCTCGTCGCGGGCGTCCCCGCGTGGGTCGACGACGTGCACGGCGACCCGGAGTGGCGTCGGCACCTCACCGGGCTGCTCGCCGAGCAGGTCCGCCGCGAGCTGGGGGGCGAGTGATGGGGTTCTCCGCCAGCGTCAACGGCCACCGCGCCGACCGCGAGCCGCGCCCCGGCCAGTGCCTGCGCACCTACCTGCGCCAGCTCGGCTGGCACGGCGTCAAGAAGGGCTGCGACGCGGGCGACTGCGGCGCGTGCACGGTCCACGTCGACGGCCTGCCCGTGCACAGCTGCCTGTACCCGGCGCTGCGGGCCGACGGCGCCGAGATCACCACCGTCGAGGGCCTCGCGGGCGCGGACGGCGAACCGCACCCGGTGCAGCGGCGGTTCCTGGACGCCCAGGGCTTCCAGTGCGGGTTCTGCACCGCCGGGATGATCATGACCGTCGCCGCCCTCACCCCCGAGCAGGAGGCCGACCTGCCCCGCTCGCTCAAGGGGAACCTGTGCCGCTGCACCGGTTACCGGGCGATCGAGGACGCCGTGCGCGGCGTGCGCGCCGTCCAGGACGCCCCGCCCGGCGCGGCCGTCGGCAGCAGCGTCGGCGCGCCCGCCGGACCCGACGTGGTCACCGGCAGGGCCGCGTTCACCGCCGACGTCGACGTCCCCGGCGCGCTGCACCTCAAGCTCGTGCGCTCCCCGCACGCGCACGCCAGGATCACCTCCGTCGACACCGCCGCCGCGCTCGCCGTGCCCGGCGTCGTCGCCGTCCTCACCCACCACGACGCCCCCGCCCGCCGCTTCTCCACCGCGCTGCACGAGCTGGTCGAGGACGACCCCGCCGACACCCGCGTCCTGGACGACGTGGTGCGCTTCGCCGGTCAGCGGGTGGCCGCCGTGGTCGCCGAGACCGAGGCCGCCGCCGAGGCCGGGCGCGACCTGGTGGTCGTCGGCTACGAGCCGCTGCCCGCCGTGCTCGACCCCGACGCCGCCCTCGCCCCCGGCGCGCCCCTCGCGCACCCGGACGGCAACGTCGTCGCCCGGCTGTCCGGCGAGGTCGGCGACGTCGAGGCCGGGTTCGCCGAGGCGGACGTGGTGTGCGAGCGGGAGTTCCGCACCCAGCGGGTGCAGCACGCGAGCCTGGAGGTCCACGGGGCCCTCGCCTGGTTCGAGGACGACCGGCTCGTGGTGCGCTCCAGCACGCAGACCCCGTTCCTGGCGCGCAGGCTGCTGTGCGCGCTGTTCGACCTGCCGCTCGACGCGGTGCGCGTGCAGGCCGGGCGGGTCGGCGGCGGGTTCGGCGGCAAGCAGGAGGTGCTGGTCGAGGACGTCGTCGCGCTCGCCGCCCTCGCGCTGCGCCGCCCGGTGCGCCTGGAGCACACCAGGTCCGAGCAGTTCACCGGCACCACCGTGCGCCACCCGTTCACCGTGCGGGCCCGGCTCGGGGCGCGCGCCGACGGCACGTTCACCGCGCTGCGCCTGGACGTCGTCTCCGACACCGGCGCGTACGGCAACCACGGGCCGGGCGTGCTGTTCCACGGGTGCAGCGAGTCCGTGTCGGTGTACCGGTGCCCCAACAAGAAGGTCGAGGGCGTCGCGGTGCGCACCAACACCGTGCCGTCCGGCGCGTTCCGGGGCTACGGGCTGGGGCAGGTCACCTTCGCCGTCGAGTCCATTGTGGACGAGATGGCCGAACGGCTCGGGCTCGACCCGCTGGACGTGCGCGAGCGCAACCTGGTGCGGGGCGGGGACGTCCTGGTCACCGCGCTCGGCGCGGAGGAGGACCTGCACATCGCCGGGTACGGGCTGGACCAGTGCCTGCGGCGGATCAGGCAGGTGCGCGCCGAACCCCTCCCCGACGCGCCGCCGGGGTGGCTGGTCGGGCAGGGCTCGGCCGTGTCGATGATCGCCACGACCCCGCCGCGCGGGCACCACGCCGACGCGGCCGTGCGGGTGCGCCCGGACGGCGGCTACGAGATCGCCGTGGGCACCGCCGAGTTCGGCAACGGCACCACCACCGTCCACCGGCAGCTCGCCGCCGACGCGCTGGGCACCACCGTCGACCGGATCTCCGTGCGGCAGGCCGACACCGACGCCGTCGGCTACGACACCGGGGCGTTCGGCTCCACCGGGCTGGTCGTGGCGGGCAAGGCGGTGCTCGCCGCCGCCGAGCAGCTCGCCGAACGGGTGCTGGCGTTCACCGCCTCCCTCACCGGGGTGGGCGTCGCGGCGTGCGCGCTCGACGTGGAGGCCGTGCTCGTGGACGGGAGAGCGCTGCCGCTCGAGGAGGTGCGCGCCGCCGCCCGCGCCGCCGGGGTCGAGCTGGTGGGCAGCGGCAGCTTCGGCGGCACGCCCCGGTCGGTCGCGTTCAACGCGCAGTGGTTCGCCGTCGCCGTCGACCCGGACACCGGGGAGGTCCGGGTGCTGCGCAGCGCGCACGCCGCCGACGCCGGGCGCGTGGTGAACCCGCTGCAGTGCCGGGGACAGGTCGAGGGCGGGGTCGCGCAGGGGATCGGCGCGGCGCTGTTCGAGGAGGTGCTGCTCGACGCCACCGGGGCGGTCGCCACCGACGTGCTCCGCCGCTACCGGGTGCCCGCGTTCGCGGACGTGCCCAGGACCGAGGTGTGGTTCAGCGACAACGGCGACGCCTACGGGCCGCTCGGGGCCAAGTCGATGAGCGAGAGCCCGGTCAACCCGGTCGCGCCCGCGCTGGCCAACGCCCTCCGCGACGCCACCGGCGTCCGCTTCACCCGGCTCCCGCTGCGCCGCGACCGGGTGTGGGCGGCGCTGCGCGACGCGCGGGGGATCACGCCGTGAACACCAGCGCCCCGTCCGCCACCGGGCGGTGCCGCAGCGACACGATGTCCGGCAGGTAGCCCCGCACCGGCTTCCACGGCCCCTCCGCGCCCGCCCTCGGGAACTCGTGCACCGACCGCCGCACGTACCCGGCGGAGAGGTCCAGCAGCGGCCGGGTCGCCATCCCCGCGTTGTCGGTGTGCGGCGCGCACCTGCGGTAGCCGTGCTCGGCCATGTGCCGCAGCACCCGCACCAGGAACTCGCTCACCAGGTCGGCCTTGAGCGTCCACGAGGCGTTCGTGTAGCCGACCGTGAACACCAGGTTCGGCACGTCGCTGAGCATCGTGCCCCGGTACACCAGCTTGTCCGGCAGGCGCACCGGCTCGCCGTCCACCACCAGGTCGATCCCGCCCAGCGGCAGCAGGTTCAGCCCGGTCGCCGTCACCACCACGTCGGCGGGCAGCTCCCGGCCCGACGCCAGCTCGATCCCGGTGCGGGTGAAGCGGGCGATCCGGTCCGTCACCACGGACGCCCGGCCGCTGCTGATCGCGGTGAACAGGTCGCCGTCCGGGGCGACGCACAACCGCTGGTCCCACGGGTCGTAGCGCGGCGCGAAGTGCTCGCGCACCGGGTAGTTCGCGGGCAGCCTGCGCGCGACGTCCTTGAGCAGCAACCGCTTCACCAGCTTCGGCGCCCGCCTGCTCAGGTGGTACAGGCCGGAGCTGAGCGCGATGTTGCGCCACCGCACCGCACCGTGGCCGCCCACCCGGCGCAGCGCCCGCGCGATCCGGTCGTCGTTCGGCACCGAGGCGACGTAGCCGGGGGAGCGCTGGAGCATCGTCACGTGGCCCGCGCTCGGGGCCAGCGCGGGCAGCAGCGTGATCGCGGTCGCCCCGCTGCCGATCACCACCACCCGCTTGCCCGCGCAGTCCAGGTCGTCCGGCCACTGCTGCGGGTGCACCACCCGGCCGCCGAAGTCCGCGAGTCCGGGGAAGTCCGGCCGGTAGCCCCGGTCGTACCGGTAGTAGCCCGCGCACAGGTGCAGGAAGTCGCAGGTGAGCACGACCGGTTCGCCGTCGTGCTCGGCGTGCACCACCCAGCGGTTGTCCGCGCTCGACCACTCGGCGCGGGACACCCGGTGCCGCAACCGGATCCGGTCCGTCACGCCGGAGCGCGCCGCGGTGTCGCCGAGGTAGTCCCGGATCGCCCCGCCCGGCGCGATCGACTCGGGCAGCGACCACGGGCGGAACCGGTAGCCGAGGGTGTGCATGTCCGAGTCCGAGCGGACGCCGGGGTAGCGGAACAGGTCCCACGTGCCGCCGAGGGAGTCCCTGGCTTCCAGCACCGCGCACGAGCGGTCCGGGAGGGCGCTCAGCACGTGGTGCGCCGCGCTGATCCCCGAGATGCCCGCGCCCACGATCAGGACGTCCACGTGCTCGCTCATCTGAGGGCCTCCCCGGCCGCTTGGTACACCTGCGTACCCCGCAGCGACGGTACGCGCGGTGTGGTCCGGACCACAAGGTCGCGGCTGCGGTCGCGGGGTGCGGCTGCGGTCGTGGCGA encodes:
- a CDS encoding hemolysin family protein, giving the protein MDGYGFNIALVVVLLLFNALFAGSEMALISLREGQLRALEREGGSGGRTLVRLARDPNRFLATIQIGITLAGFLASATAAVSLAAPLVPLLSFVGGAADAVAVALVTIVLTFVTLVFGELAPKRLAMQYALRWALLVAKPLHLLSTVSRPVIWLLSTSTNAVVRVFGGKAETDAEEMSPEELRELVSAQRGLNSEQRMIINGALEIHERRLREVFVPRRDVVVLDAALDVPSARAELAASGHSRAPVARGGHLDDLVGVVHLRDLLSDTTPLTELVRAAVVFPDSLRVSDALRRFKTDHEQFALVVDEHGAVDGIVTLEDLLEEIVGEIYDETDRDVMAVRREDDGALVLPGSFPVHDLVDLGVELPGAPEGDYTTVAGLLLTVLGHIPERAGERAEVSGWDLEVLAVERRAITSVRLRRVKALG
- a CDS encoding flavin-containing monooxygenase, with the translated sequence MSEHVDVLIVGAGISGISAAHHVLSALPDRSCAVLEARDSLGGTWDLFRYPGVRSDSDMHTLGYRFRPWSLPESIAPGGAIRDYLGDTAARSGVTDRIRLRHRVSRAEWSSADNRWVVHAEHDGEPVVLTCDFLHLCAGYYRYDRGYRPDFPGLADFGGRVVHPQQWPDDLDCAGKRVVVIGSGATAITLLPALAPSAGHVTMLQRSPGYVASVPNDDRIARALRRVGGHGAVRWRNIALSSGLYHLSRRAPKLVKRLLLKDVARRLPANYPVREHFAPRYDPWDQRLCVAPDGDLFTAISSGRASVVTDRIARFTRTGIELASGRELPADVVVTATGLNLLPLGGIDLVVDGEPVRLPDKLVYRGTMLSDVPNLVFTVGYTNASWTLKADLVSEFLVRVLRHMAEHGYRRCAPHTDNAGMATRPLLDLSAGYVRRSVHEFPRAGAEGPWKPVRGYLPDIVSLRHRPVADGALVFTA
- a CDS encoding molybdopterin-dependent oxidoreductase — encoded protein: MGFSASVNGHRADREPRPGQCLRTYLRQLGWHGVKKGCDAGDCGACTVHVDGLPVHSCLYPALRADGAEITTVEGLAGADGEPHPVQRRFLDAQGFQCGFCTAGMIMTVAALTPEQEADLPRSLKGNLCRCTGYRAIEDAVRGVRAVQDAPPGAAVGSSVGAPAGPDVVTGRAAFTADVDVPGALHLKLVRSPHAHARITSVDTAAALAVPGVVAVLTHHDAPARRFSTALHELVEDDPADTRVLDDVVRFAGQRVAAVVAETEAAAEAGRDLVVVGYEPLPAVLDPDAALAPGAPLAHPDGNVVARLSGEVGDVEAGFAEADVVCEREFRTQRVQHASLEVHGALAWFEDDRLVVRSSTQTPFLARRLLCALFDLPLDAVRVQAGRVGGGFGGKQEVLVEDVVALAALALRRPVRLEHTRSEQFTGTTVRHPFTVRARLGARADGTFTALRLDVVSDTGAYGNHGPGVLFHGCSESVSVYRCPNKKVEGVAVRTNTVPSGAFRGYGLGQVTFAVESIVDEMAERLGLDPLDVRERNLVRGGDVLVTALGAEEDLHIAGYGLDQCLRRIRQVRAEPLPDAPPGWLVGQGSAVSMIATTPPRGHHADAAVRVRPDGGYEIAVGTAEFGNGTTTVHRQLAADALGTTVDRISVRQADTDAVGYDTGAFGSTGLVVAGKAVLAAAEQLAERVLAFTASLTGVGVAACALDVEAVLVDGRALPLEEVRAAARAAGVELVGSGSFGGTPRSVAFNAQWFAVAVDPDTGEVRVLRSAHAADAGRVVNPLQCRGQVEGGVAQGIGAALFEEVLLDATGAVATDVLRRYRVPAFADVPRTEVWFSDNGDAYGPLGAKSMSESPVNPVAPALANALRDATGVRFTRLPLRRDRVWAALRDARGITP
- a CDS encoding quinone oxidoreductase family protein — translated: MKAAVYYENGGPEVLRYEDVPDPQPGPGEVLLRVAAVGVQGGDLLHRQLAPLKSTPHVVGYQASGTVVALGEGVTSLAEGDRVVAFMQSGSHAELAVAQAGNAYRVPENLDLKLAAGIPVEFGTADDCLFEFGRLQAGETVLVQAAAGGVGLAAVQLAKAAGATVIGTASQPDKLERLAGYGLDHAINYRTEDVVTRVMELTGGRGVDVVVDPVGGRTLEGSVAALAYRGRISWVGQAGREAQPPNIGPLMFKNASINGVYFGGEMAHNPARTRPLVEGLIARVASGELTVVLDEEFPLERAGDAHRHIEGRTAFGRVLLVP
- a CDS encoding FAD binding domain-containing protein, with translation MDLNSVVEVCDPRDVGEWRDGDVWLAGGTVVFGEPALRPRRLVDLTRFGWAPVTGLADGGVEIAATCTIAELVAWGRERGVPLVEQCCRAFLASFKVWNTATAGGNLCAALPAGPVIALTAALGGVCRVVLPDGGERLVADGFVVAPGVTRLGRGSYLRSIVVPGSALRARTAFRQFSLHDHGRSAALVVGVLDDRRFRLVITAAVPAPLVRDFPRVPGAAEVADLVAGVPAWVDDVHGDPEWRRHLTGLLAEQVRRELGGE